Proteins encoded together in one Dechloromonas sp. HYN0024 window:
- the nuoF gene encoding NADH-quinone oxidoreductase subunit NuoF, whose amino-acid sequence MAMLGAINGVLMEGLDGDNSWSLKDYVARGGYAQLKRILETGMTQEDVISEVKKSVLRGRGGAGFPTGLKWSFMPRSFPGDKYVVCNTDEGEPGTFKDRDIMRYNPHSVIEGMAIAAYAMGANRGYNYVHGEVWLEYKRFEEALDQARAAGFIGQNILGSGFNFELFAHHGYGAYICGEETALLESIEGKKGQPRFKPPFPASFGLYGKPTTINNTETFASIPFILKMGGEEFLNLGKPNNGGTKLFSVSGHVNRPGNYEIPLGTPFATLLEMCGGMRGGRKLKAVIPGGSSAPVMPADVIMDCTMDYDSISKGGSMLGSGAVIVMDESVCMVKALERLSFFYHEESCGQCTPCREGTAWMYKVVHRIENGLGKPEDLDLLNSVLGNIAGRTICALGDAAAFPVQSFIKHFGKEFEYHIENKTCLVPKDVQWAGSSFHKIPA is encoded by the coding sequence ATGGCCATGCTTGGTGCGATCAATGGCGTCCTCATGGAAGGCCTGGACGGCGACAATAGCTGGAGCCTGAAAGACTACGTAGCGCGCGGCGGTTACGCCCAGCTCAAGCGCATCCTGGAAACCGGGATGACGCAGGAAGACGTTATCAGCGAAGTCAAGAAATCCGTTCTGCGCGGCCGTGGCGGCGCCGGATTCCCGACCGGTCTCAAATGGTCCTTCATGCCGCGCTCCTTCCCGGGTGACAAGTACGTCGTCTGCAACACCGACGAAGGCGAGCCGGGGACATTCAAAGACCGCGACATCATGCGCTACAACCCGCATTCGGTGATCGAGGGCATGGCCATTGCTGCCTACGCAATGGGGGCCAATCGCGGTTACAACTACGTGCATGGCGAAGTCTGGCTTGAGTACAAGCGTTTCGAAGAAGCGCTCGATCAGGCCCGCGCTGCCGGTTTCATCGGCCAGAATATTCTCGGTTCCGGGTTCAACTTCGAACTGTTCGCGCACCATGGTTACGGCGCCTACATCTGCGGCGAAGAAACTGCCTTGCTTGAGTCGATCGAAGGCAAGAAGGGCCAGCCGCGCTTCAAGCCGCCGTTCCCGGCTTCTTTCGGTCTGTACGGCAAGCCGACGACAATCAACAATACCGAGACCTTTGCTTCCATTCCCTTCATCCTGAAGATGGGTGGCGAAGAGTTTCTCAATCTGGGCAAGCCGAACAATGGCGGTACCAAGCTGTTCTCGGTGTCCGGCCATGTCAATCGCCCGGGTAACTACGAAATTCCGCTCGGCACCCCGTTTGCCACGCTGCTCGAAATGTGCGGCGGCATGCGCGGTGGTCGCAAGCTCAAGGCGGTCATTCCGGGTGGTTCTTCCGCACCGGTCATGCCGGCCGACGTCATCATGGATTGCACCATGGACTACGACTCAATCAGCAAGGGCGGTTCCATGCTGGGTTCAGGCGCGGTCATCGTCATGGACGAGTCTGTGTGCATGGTCAAGGCGCTTGAGCGCCTGTCGTTCTTCTATCACGAAGAGTCCTGCGGCCAATGTACGCCCTGTCGTGAAGGTACGGCCTGGATGTACAAGGTGGTCCATCGTATTGAGAACGGACTCGGCAAGCCGGAAGATCTCGACCTGCTGAACAGCGTTCTCGGCAATATCGCTGGTCGCACCATCTGTGCGCTTGGCGATGCGGCAGCCTTCCCGGTGCAGAGTTTCATCAAGCACTTCGGCAAGGAATTCGAGTACCACATTGAAAACAAGACCTGTCTGGTGCCCAAGGATGTTCAGTGGGCAGGCAGCAGCTTCCATAAGATTCCGGCCTGA
- the nuoE gene encoding NADH-quinone oxidoreductase subunit NuoE, which yields MFSAETLQNFAREVAKYPADQKQSASMACLAHAQAEKGWLSPESIEAVANYLGMPPIAAYEVASFYNMYDLKPVGKYKIMVCTNLPCALSGGYHAGEYLQKKLGVGYGETTPDGKFTLKEGECMGACGDAPVFIVNNRSMCSHMHPEQIDKLLEECK from the coding sequence ATGTTTTCCGCTGAAACCCTCCAGAACTTCGCCCGCGAAGTCGCCAAGTATCCCGCCGATCAGAAGCAGTCGGCGTCGATGGCCTGCCTCGCACATGCCCAGGCTGAAAAAGGCTGGTTGTCGCCCGAGTCTATCGAGGCGGTGGCCAACTATCTTGGTATGCCGCCCATCGCAGCCTACGAAGTGGCCTCCTTCTACAACATGTATGACCTGAAGCCGGTCGGCAAGTACAAGATCATGGTCTGTACCAATCTGCCTTGCGCCCTCTCGGGTGGCTACCATGCCGGCGAATACCTCCAGAAGAAACTGGGCGTCGGCTACGGCGAAACAACGCCGGACGGCAAATTCACGTTGAAGGAAGGTGAATGCATGGGGGCCTGTGGCGACGCACCGGTCTTCATCGTCAACAACCGCTCGATGTGCAGCCACATGCACCCGGAACAGATCGACAAGCTGCTTGAGGAGTGCAAATAA